A single Halarcobacter anaerophilus DNA region contains:
- the ccoO gene encoding cytochrome-c oxidase, cbb3-type subunit II encodes MFHWFEQRPFFFAVLVFIFVAFAGIVEIIPDFAKQSRPTVGTKPYTLLELAGRQIYIKDSCNACHSQLIRPFKSETDRYGMYSLSGEYAYDRPFLWGSKRTGPDLKRVGNYRTTDWHENHMMEPASVVPGSIMPAYPHMFTNLVDLDTAYAEAYTVKTVFNTPYDVDIDGDGKVDVALGDYDTAIAKAKEEAKAIAADMKHQAVKDAVANGQVPEIVALIAYLNSLK; translated from the coding sequence ATGTTTCATTGGTTTGAACAAAGACCGTTTTTCTTTGCGGTACTAGTATTTATTTTCGTTGCATTTGCAGGTATTGTTGAAATAATCCCTGATTTTGCTAAACAATCAAGACCTACAGTTGGTACAAAACCATACACATTATTGGAGTTAGCTGGTAGACAAATCTATATCAAAGACTCTTGTAATGCTTGTCACTCACAATTAATTAGACCATTTAAATCTGAAACAGATAGATATGGTATGTACTCTTTATCTGGTGAGTATGCTTATGATAGACCATTTTTATGGGGATCAAAAAGAACAGGTCCGGATTTAAAAAGAGTCGGTAACTACAGAACTACAGATTGGCATGAAAACCATATGATGGAACCTGCATCAGTAGTTCCAGGTTCAATTATGCCGGCATACCCTCATATGTTTACAAATTTGGTAGATTTGGATACTGCATATGCTGAAGCTTATACAGTTAAAACAGTATTTAATACACCATATGACGTTGATATTGACGGTGATGGAAAAGTTGATGTAGCTTTAGGTGATTATGATACAGCTATTGCAAAAGCTAAAGAAGAAGCAAAAGCGATTGCTGCAGATATGAAACACCAAGCTGTAAAAGATGCCGTTGCTAACGGTCAAGTTCCTGAAATAGTTGCATTAATTGCATATTTGAATTCTTTAAAATAA
- a CDS encoding CcoQ/FixQ family Cbb3-type cytochrome c oxidase assembly chaperone, whose protein sequence is MDQEALLTFHGYAKFFLIFIVFVIFYSYAYSIYKRDKKGERDFEKYSNLVHDDDASNDPLENRKEEKENKEKEK, encoded by the coding sequence ATGGATCAAGAAGCTTTACTTACATTTCATGGATATGCTAAGTTTTTTTTAATTTTTATTGTTTTTGTCATATTTTACTCTTATGCTTACTCTATTTATAAAAGAGACAAGAAGGGTGAAAGAGATTTTGAAAAATATTCAAACTTAGTTCATGATGATGATGCTTCAAATGATCCTCTCGAAAATAGAAAAGAAGAAAAAGAGAATAAAGAGAAGGAGAAATGA
- a CDS encoding c-type cytochrome: MKSMVIGGIILIIALIAGTYYVAGDAFNSDDYVNSLTFLGAIAIITITVFVALKYVNQIKNDTASGELAEEKWDGIGEYRNPIPTGWALAFIGTMVWLLWYWTIGYPTNGFSQIGQWNEEVNDYNAKFASKWENPSEDTLVSMGQSVFLVQCAPCHGVDAEGINGKAQNLTHRISKESVEYVIKNGSNNLVTAFPAGMPPMMLTEQADIDAVSTYVAGGFKGEQPAAFAVCAGCHGADGKGMAFVGPNIRNYDDALVLAVLTNGKKGHIGSMPSFNDRLNPTQEKALAAYIRSIGE; encoded by the coding sequence ATGAAATCTATGGTAATAGGTGGAATTATTCTTATCATCGCTTTAATAGCAGGAACTTACTATGTAGCAGGTGACGCTTTTAACAGTGATGACTATGTAAATAGTTTAACATTTTTAGGTGCAATTGCAATTATCACTATTACTGTGTTTGTAGCGCTTAAATATGTAAATCAAATTAAAAATGATACGGCTAGCGGTGAGTTAGCTGAAGAAAAATGGGACGGTATCGGTGAATATAGAAACCCGATTCCTACTGGATGGGCATTGGCATTTATCGGAACAATGGTTTGGTTATTATGGTACTGGACTATCGGTTATCCAACAAATGGATTTTCTCAAATTGGACAATGGAATGAAGAAGTAAATGATTATAATGCAAAATTTGCTTCAAAATGGGAAAACCCTTCTGAAGATACTTTAGTTTCTATGGGACAATCAGTATTTTTGGTACAATGTGCACCTTGTCACGGTGTTGATGCAGAAGGTATCAACGGAAAAGCACAAAACTTAACTCACAGAATCTCTAAAGAGAGTGTTGAGTATGTTATTAAAAACGGTTCAAACAATTTAGTAACTGCTTTCCCTGCAGGTATGCCTCCAATGATGCTTACGGAACAAGCTGATATTGATGCGGTTTCTACATATGTTGCGGGTGGATTTAAAGGTGAACAACCTGCTGCTTTCGCAGTATGTGCAGGATGTCACGGAGCAGATGGAAAAGGTATGGCTTTTGTTGGTCCTAATATCAGAAATTATGATGATGCTTTAGTACTTGCTGTATTAACTAACGGTAAAAAAGGTCATATAGGTTCTATGCCTAGCTTTAACGATAGATTAAATCCAACACAAGAAAAAGCATTAGCTGCTTACATTAGAAGTATAGGAGAGTAA
- a CDS encoding DUF4006 family protein: MAGNTQMNDNERGLFSLMHGISGMLIAVVLLLTILFVLGFNAVMVQQREAQNYYKINQDLNGLKAISHDNHKQYELSGK, from the coding sequence ATGGCTGGAAATACACAAATGAATGACAATGAAAGAGGTCTTTTCTCTTTAATGCACGGTATTAGTGGTATGTTAATTGCAGTTGTTTTACTTCTAACAATTTTATTTGTTCTAGGTTTTAATGCTGTAATGGTACAACAAAGAGAAGCTCAAAATTATTATAAAATTAACCAAGATTTGAATGGTTTAAAAGCTATAAGTCATGATAATCATAAACAATATGAGCTAAGCGGCAAATAA